In Methylomonas sp. MK1, the following are encoded in one genomic region:
- a CDS encoding peptide chain release factor 3 — protein MQIQIKQSMEFPEYKRRRTFAIISHPDAGKTTITEKLLLFGGAIQLAGSVKGRKAARHATSDWMEMEKERGISVTTSVMQFEHNDCIINLLDTPGHEDFSEDTYRTLTAVDSALMVIDVAKGVEDRTIKLMEVCRLRDTPILTFINKLDREGREPIELLDEVESVLKIQCTPMTWPIGMGKRFKGVYQLYKDEILLFSPHHGGRIAKAEIIKGLNNPKLDELLGYQAEELRDEIELVKGASHEFDHAKYLAGQQTPVFFGSAINNFGIIELLDAFAEYAPGPRSRQAEQREVMPDEEKFTGFVFKIQANMDPAHRDRVAFLRICSGKFDKGMKVNHVRIGKNIQVANAITFQADSRKNVEEAYAGDIIGLHNHGTIQVGDTFTQGEVLKFGGIPYFAPELFRRVVLKDPLRAKALQKGLIQLTEEGATQLFRPLKNNDLILGAVGILQFDVTAHRLKNEYNVECAYDVSPINTVRWVSAKNPAKLEEFKNKAFENLAEDGGGYLVYLASSRVNLQLTEERWPDIHFSQTREL, from the coding sequence ATGCAAATTCAAATAAAACAATCAATGGAATTCCCTGAATACAAGCGGCGCCGCACTTTTGCCATCATCTCCCACCCCGACGCCGGTAAAACCACCATCACTGAAAAATTGCTGCTGTTCGGCGGCGCCATTCAGTTAGCCGGCTCGGTCAAAGGTCGCAAAGCGGCCCGCCACGCCACCTCCGACTGGATGGAAATGGAAAAAGAGCGGGGGATTTCCGTCACCACTTCTGTCATGCAGTTTGAGCATAATGATTGCATCATCAATTTGCTGGACACCCCGGGCCATGAAGACTTTTCCGAAGATACTTACCGGACATTAACAGCCGTAGACTCGGCGTTGATGGTGATTGACGTGGCGAAAGGCGTAGAGGATAGGACCATCAAATTGATGGAAGTATGCCGGCTACGGGATACACCAATCCTGACCTTCATCAACAAACTGGACCGCGAAGGCCGCGAACCGATCGAACTGCTTGACGAAGTCGAAAGCGTGCTAAAAATTCAATGTACGCCAATGACTTGGCCGATAGGTATGGGCAAGCGCTTCAAAGGGGTTTATCAGCTGTATAAAGATGAGATATTGCTGTTCAGTCCGCACCACGGCGGTCGTATCGCCAAGGCCGAAATCATCAAAGGCTTGAACAATCCCAAGCTCGACGAACTGCTAGGCTATCAGGCGGAAGAATTGCGCGACGAGATTGAACTGGTAAAAGGTGCCAGCCACGAATTCGATCATGCTAAATATTTGGCGGGTCAACAAACGCCGGTGTTTTTCGGTTCGGCGATCAATAACTTCGGCATCATCGAATTGCTGGACGCCTTTGCGGAATACGCGCCAGGTCCTAGATCACGCCAAGCCGAGCAACGCGAAGTGATGCCCGATGAAGAAAAATTCACCGGCTTTGTGTTTAAAATCCAAGCCAATATGGATCCGGCTCACCGCGACCGCGTGGCTTTTTTAAGAATCTGTTCCGGCAAATTCGATAAAGGTATGAAGGTCAATCATGTGAGGATTGGCAAAAACATCCAGGTCGCCAACGCCATTACCTTTCAGGCGGATAGCCGTAAAAACGTCGAGGAAGCATATGCCGGCGACATCATAGGCTTGCATAACCACGGCACCATTCAAGTCGGCGACACCTTTACCCAAGGCGAAGTCTTGAAATTCGGCGGCATCCCTTACTTCGCGCCGGAATTGTTTCGCCGTGTGGTGTTAAAAGACCCGCTCCGTGCCAAAGCGCTGCAAAAAGGTTTGATTCAATTGACCGAAGAAGGCGCTACCCAGCTGTTCCGCCCGCTGAAAAACAACGATTTAATCCTTGGTGCGGTGGGTATTTTGCAGTTTGATGTCACCGCCCATCGTCTAAAAAACGAATACAACGTGGAATGTGCTTACGATGTTTCGCCGATCAATACCGTGCGTTGGGTCAGCGCGAAAAATCCGGCCAAACTGGAAGAGTTTAAGAACAAGGCCTTTGAAAATCTTGCCGAAGATGGCGGCGGCTATTTGGTTTATCTGGCCAGCAGTCGGGTGAATTTGCAATTGACCGAAGAGCGTTGGCCCGACATTCATTTTAGTCAGACTAGAGAGCTTTGA
- a CDS encoding ABC transporter ATP-binding protein: MTEIALAVENLSFAYGAKKALDAVSFNVQSGECTILLGPNGAGKSTLFSLITRLYDAREGRIELCGFDLKKQSLQALARLGVVFQQTTLDPDLSVTQNLRYHAALHGIGRKAADKRIQEELERLAMFERRGEKVRQLNGGHKRRVEIARALLHKPSLLLLDEPTVGLDMPSRQAIVSHVHDLVSQQNLAVLWATHLIDEIAAEDSLIVLHKGQVKASGKLSEILQSTGWADPGQVFQKLTQGSQA, translated from the coding sequence ATGACCGAGATTGCGTTAGCGGTTGAAAACCTGAGTTTTGCCTACGGCGCGAAAAAAGCGCTGGATGCCGTGAGTTTTAATGTGCAATCCGGCGAATGCACGATTTTGCTGGGGCCTAACGGTGCCGGCAAAAGCACGCTGTTTTCCTTGATCACCCGGCTTTACGATGCCAGGGAAGGGCGCATCGAGCTTTGCGGTTTTGATCTAAAAAAACAAAGTCTGCAAGCCTTGGCGCGCTTGGGCGTAGTTTTTCAACAAACCACACTGGACCCGGACTTATCGGTGACCCAAAATCTGCGCTACCACGCGGCCTTGCATGGAATAGGCCGAAAAGCCGCCGACAAGCGCATACAGGAAGAGCTGGAGCGTTTGGCTATGTTCGAACGGCGCGGTGAAAAGGTCAGGCAATTGAACGGCGGCCACAAGCGCCGGGTGGAAATCGCAAGAGCTTTGCTGCACAAGCCCAGTTTGCTGTTGCTGGACGAGCCAACCGTGGGCTTGGACATGCCGAGCCGTCAGGCTATCGTTAGCCATGTGCATGACTTGGTTAGTCAGCAGAATCTAGCAGTGCTGTGGGCGACGCATTTGATCGACGAAATCGCCGCCGAGGACAGTTTGATCGTGCTGCATAAGGGCCAGGTCAAAGCCAGCGGCAAACTCTCGGAGATATTGCAGAGCACCGGTTGGGCCGATCCCGGCCAGGTATTCCAAAAACTGACTCAAGGATCGCAAGCATGA
- a CDS encoding ABC transporter permease: MRLLHYWRATIGIVGRELLRFLHQRERFVSALVRPLVWLFVFAAGFRAALGIAIAPPYETYILYEVYITPGLLGMILLFNGMQSSLSMVYDREMGSMRMLLVCPLPRWFLLCSKLIAGTAVGVLQSYAFLGIAWLYDIQAPLIGYVWILPALVLAGMMLGALGLLLSSFIKQLENFAGVMNFVIFPLFFMSTALYPLWKIKESSEVLSTLAQYNPFSQAVELIRFALYEQFNQQALIFTGAAFLLFMGAAIMGYNPSKGMMVKKGGGGD, from the coding sequence ATGAGGCTGTTACATTACTGGCGGGCAACGATCGGCATCGTTGGTCGCGAATTACTGCGTTTTTTACATCAGCGCGAACGCTTCGTTTCCGCCTTGGTGCGGCCCTTGGTATGGCTATTCGTATTTGCCGCTGGTTTCCGCGCCGCGTTGGGCATTGCGATTGCGCCGCCCTACGAAACTTATATTCTCTATGAGGTGTATATCACCCCTGGCCTGCTCGGCATGATTCTGCTGTTTAACGGCATGCAAAGCTCGCTGTCTATGGTTTACGACCGGGAAATGGGCAGCATGCGCATGTTGCTGGTTTGCCCGTTGCCGCGCTGGTTTTTGTTGTGCAGCAAACTGATCGCCGGTACGGCGGTGGGTGTGCTGCAATCCTACGCTTTCCTGGGCATCGCCTGGCTGTACGATATTCAAGCACCGTTGATCGGCTATGTCTGGATTCTGCCGGCGTTGGTGTTGGCTGGCATGATGCTGGGCGCCTTGGGTTTGTTGCTGTCGTCGTTCATCAAACAATTGGAGAACTTTGCCGGGGTGATGAACTTCGTGATTTTCCCGCTGTTCTTCATGTCTACGGCGCTGTACCCCCTATGGAAGATCAAGGAGTCTAGCGAGGTATTGTCAACCCTGGCGCAATACAACCCATTCTCGCAAGCAGTGGAATTGATTCGTTTTGCGTTGTACGAGCAATTTAACCAGCAAGCGCTGATCTTTACAGGCGCCGCATTTTTACTGTTTATGGGGGCGGCAATCATGGGCTATAACCCGAGTAAGGGCATGATGGTTAAAAAAGGTGGTGGAGGAGATTAG